Below is a genomic region from Coriobacteriia bacterium.
AATCGCCTGCTCGGCCTCGAGGGCTGCCTCATGGGTGGTGGCCCAAAGCTTTTGCGCCATGCGCATCCAAGCAGCGCCTACGTCAAGATATCGGATGGCTGTGATCGTTTCTGCTCGTATTGCATGATTCCGCACATACGCGGACGTTACCACAGTTACACGCTTGACCAGATCGATGACGAGGTCGCCGAACTCGTCTGCAATGGCGTACGCGAGATCGTCCTCATCGGGCAGGATACGGGTATATGGGGCAGCGACTTCGATGAGCCTGCAACCACGGCGCAGCTTCTCGAGACCCTCGCACGACGGTATCCGGAAACGTGGTTCAGGCTTTTGTACGTGCAGCCCGAAGGCATCACCGACGAGCTCCTCGATGCCATGGCAGAAATTCCCAACGTTTGCTCATATCTCGATATGCCCCTGCAACACGTCAATGCGGAAGTTCTCGCGCGCATGAACCGCAGTGGTAACCCGCAAGACATACTCGCGCTCATCGAGCGGGTGCGCGCGCATGTTCCGGGCATCATGATGCGCACGACGCTTATGGCAGGGTTTCCCGGCGAGACCGAGGAACAATTCGAGGAGCTTCTCGACTTCGTTGACGAAGCGCAGTTCGATTACGCTGGTGTCTTCGCGTTCTCACCCGAAGAGGGGAGTGCTGCATACGAGTTGGACGGCCTGCTTGATGATGACGAGCGCATGGAGCGCGCGCAACGCCTGCTCGATGCCTGCGAGGCGATCGGGACCGCACGCGTGTCCACATGTGTCGACACGTACGCAAAGGTGCTCGTCGAGGGTTACGAGGAGACCGATGCCGGTTTGGAGGCCCTGTGTCGTACGCAAGGCCAGGCTCCCGAAGTGGACGGGCAAGTGCATGTGCCCATCAAAGTCCATGATGAACTAAAGCCCGGGCAGTTTGCCCAGGTGAAGCTCACGGGTAGCTTCTTCTACGAAATCGAGGGGGAGCTTGCAGATCATGCCTGCTGAAACCGAACGCATCTGGACGCCGGCGAACATCGTCACGCTTACTCGCATACTGCTCATTCCCGTCTTCGTTGCCGCACTGCTCTCGCCTTGGCCAACATGGCTTCCCGAACCGGAATTCTGGGCGATGTGGCAGCCCTGGATTGCCGCTGCTGTCTTCGTCGTCATCTCGGCTACCGATGCCATCGACGGGCATCTCGCCCGTTCGCGTGACGAGATTACTGACTTGGGCAAGTTTCTCGATCCGCTTGCGGACAAGATACTCGTGTGCGCCGCATTGCTCGCGCTTGTCGAGCTCCAGACCTTTCCTTCGTGGGTGGCGCTCATTATCATCGCCCGCGAGTTCATCGTATCGGGTCTTCGCATGGTCGCTGCGGCTCAGGGCAAGGTTATTGCCGCGAGCATGTTTGGCAAGTTCAAGACCGTCCTGCAGATTTGCGCGATCCTGTTGTTCACGGTCAAGGACTCGCTCCAGATTACGCTCATGGGCGATGGCTTCGCGACCTGCTTTACCATTTTCTCATGGCTCGTCTTGCTTGCTGCCGTCGTCATGACAATCGTTTCCATGATTGATTACTTCTACAAGTCTCGTGAGGTGCTGGGCTTTGGCAAGCGATCTGATCAATAGCATCGATGAGGAGAATCGCCGCCTTGCCGAATGCGTGCTCGCCCGCGCACGCGAGAGGGGCGTAACGCTTGGCTGTGCCGAGTCCTGTACGGGCGGCATGATTGCCGCGGCCCTTACGGCCGTTTCCGGCTCATCGGATAGCTTCGTCGGCGGCATTGTGAGTTACTGGGTCGATGTCAAGGAGCGTGTCCTGGGCGTCGATGCTGAGCTTATCGAAGGGCATGGCATCGTGAGCATCGAGACGGCCGAGGCGATGGCCGCCGGCGCGCGCAATGTGCTCGCATGCGACTACGCGGTGGCCACCACCGGCATCGCCGGCCCGACAGGGGCGGAACCCGGAAAGCCCGTCGGGACCGTCTGCTACGGCATCGCGACGCCCAACGCATGCACGAGCTTTACGACGTGCGTGGGTGATTCGCGCGAAGAGGTGCGAGCCCGAGCCGTAACGCATGCGCTTGAAGCGCTCCTCGAGGCCCTTTCGTAGTCTGGAATTCGGGTTTCGTTCGCATTTCGCTCTGGATTTGCTCCGGTTTCACTCGTGTTTTGCTCAGATTCTGGGGGTGGATGTCTCGGTTGCGCACATTGTAGAGTGATACCACGGTAGTTGAAGGCTCCTTTGTTGACACCGTACATATGTTCGATTACCATATGCGCGTAGCGTGCATACGTAGAAGAGGAACGGAGCTCACCCATGGCCCGCACAGCAAGCAAGGCAAAGATTCCCTCGGAGGCCTCCAAAGAAGAGGCACTCAAGATTACCAAAGAGCAAATCAGGAAGAAGTACGGCGATGGTTCCATCATGCGCCTGGGCGACGAGGACTCCGCCCTCGACGTCGAGGTCATCCCCACGGGTGCCCTTGCGCTCGATGCCGCCCTCGGTATCGGCGGCGTGCCCCGTGGTCGTATCGTCGAGATCTACGGCCCCGAGTCAAGCGGCAAGACCACGCTCTCGTTGCAGATCGTCGCAGAAG
It encodes:
- the rimO gene encoding 30S ribosomal protein S12 methylthiotransferase RimO, which produces MSQEPRIAFVTLGCAKNEVDTDKMQARLVAAGFSLVDDVNDANLVIVNTCAFLASAVEESIEVIFDLVGRENAAGEELKVLVAGCMPSRYGDSLSEELVEAAGFLAAGEEDHVVEEVNRLLGLEGCLMGGGPKLLRHAHPSSAYVKISDGCDRFCSYCMIPHIRGRYHSYTLDQIDDEVAELVCNGVREIVLIGQDTGIWGSDFDEPATTAQLLETLARRYPETWFRLLYVQPEGITDELLDAMAEIPNVCSYLDMPLQHVNAEVLARMNRSGNPQDILALIERVRAHVPGIMMRTTLMAGFPGETEEQFEELLDFVDEAQFDYAGVFAFSPEEGSAAYELDGLLDDDERMERAQRLLDACEAIGTARVSTCVDTYAKVLVEGYEETDAGLEALCRTQGQAPEVDGQVHVPIKVHDELKPGQFAQVKLTGSFFYEIEGELADHAC